The proteins below are encoded in one region of Sphingobium yanoikuyae:
- a CDS encoding TonB-dependent receptor has product MRNIHITIAALASASAIAIAAPAFAQDAPAPEQAAQPADNSDIIVTAQRKAEKVTEVPISITVANAAQLERQQVNTMNDLNRIAPSLEIQQAPGQNTGGGGSIRGIGTQTFSAGAVASVGVVVDQVSQGNANISDLFDVSRIEVLKGPQGTLFGLTTSAGVINITTNAPDPTGFAARVRTELSDAGTLGSKFGNQIVQGMVNIPLATNAAIRLSGVANFRQGPNRNASTGDYNDTDRYGIRGRFLWEPTDRLTVNVIGDYTKSRIENGGDFFTFVKTSGPGTALGGLLADTTGITARLASCGVTPGEGNRDYCSDDSYVGHTENYGGSLQVDYEADPFTLTSITAYRKSNETGYGAATNVFRGDPLELQVANGPTNRRLSLFTQELRVSSPADQFLEYTAGVFYSNQKQTRDPETLAVSVVPFPGLVIPIVRNPGADIDIQDESLAVFGQGTFHLSPALRLIAGGRYTTDRLSMDRYDYFTPADPFSRTVLDVQKFSWRLGAQYDLANDTMVYATASRGFKGGQIAIPSAPAKPFVVQPEIPTAYELGLKSTLFGGWVADLNVFYSKIKNFQAQQCTVDSTAVISCVQTNINGVQSRGAEINFFGKVFDGLSLNTGFIYAKATYPGGFIGTDGTNIGGSQLAYAPKYKFTLSGEYEAPVTSRLKGFLAADTVWKSKVRYEANSNDETTFRSHWLVGGRIGLRTDDDRYSVAIFGRNLFNVHEPSLMQSDFPYTTDQGEQNIGAIYGPQSFRQIGISLDAKF; this is encoded by the coding sequence ATGCGTAACATCCACATCACCATTGCGGCCCTCGCCAGCGCGAGCGCCATCGCGATCGCCGCGCCGGCCTTTGCACAGGACGCGCCCGCGCCCGAACAGGCGGCACAGCCGGCGGACAATTCGGACATCATCGTCACCGCCCAGCGCAAGGCGGAAAAGGTGACCGAGGTGCCGATCTCCATCACCGTGGCCAATGCCGCCCAGCTGGAACGGCAGCAGGTCAACACGATGAACGACCTCAACCGCATCGCGCCAAGCCTGGAAATCCAGCAGGCGCCGGGCCAGAATACCGGCGGCGGCGGGTCGATCCGCGGCATCGGCACCCAGACCTTCTCGGCCGGCGCCGTCGCATCGGTCGGCGTGGTCGTCGACCAGGTGAGCCAGGGCAATGCCAATATCTCCGACCTGTTCGACGTCAGCCGGATCGAAGTGCTGAAGGGACCACAGGGCACGTTGTTCGGCCTCACCACATCGGCCGGCGTCATCAACATCACCACCAATGCGCCCGATCCGACCGGCTTTGCCGCCCGCGTCCGCACCGAATTGTCCGACGCCGGCACGCTGGGGTCGAAGTTCGGCAACCAGATCGTGCAGGGCATGGTCAACATCCCGCTGGCCACCAACGCCGCGATCCGCCTGTCGGGCGTCGCCAATTTCCGCCAGGGGCCGAACCGCAATGCCAGCACCGGCGACTATAATGATACCGATCGCTACGGCATTCGCGGCCGCTTCCTGTGGGAGCCGACCGATCGCCTGACCGTCAATGTCATCGGCGACTACACCAAGAGCCGGATCGAGAATGGCGGCGACTTCTTCACCTTCGTCAAGACCAGCGGTCCGGGCACGGCGCTGGGTGGCCTGCTGGCCGACACCACCGGCATCACCGCCCGGCTTGCCAGCTGCGGCGTGACGCCGGGCGAGGGCAATCGCGACTATTGCAGCGACGACAGCTATGTGGGCCATACCGAAAATTATGGCGGATCGCTGCAGGTCGATTATGAGGCCGATCCCTTCACCCTCACCTCCATCACCGCCTATCGCAAGTCGAACGAGACCGGCTATGGTGCGGCGACCAACGTGTTCCGTGGCGATCCGCTGGAATTGCAGGTCGCCAATGGCCCGACCAACCGGCGCCTGAGCCTCTTCACCCAGGAGTTGCGGGTCAGCTCGCCTGCCGACCAGTTCCTCGAATATACCGCTGGCGTCTTCTATTCGAACCAGAAGCAGACCCGCGATCCCGAAACGCTGGCCGTGTCGGTCGTACCCTTCCCCGGCCTCGTCATTCCTATCGTGCGCAACCCCGGCGCCGACATCGACATCCAGGATGAATCGCTCGCCGTATTCGGCCAGGGCACCTTCCACCTGTCTCCGGCGCTGCGGCTGATCGCCGGCGGCCGCTACACCACCGACCGGCTGTCGATGGACCGCTACGACTATTTCACCCCGGCCGATCCGTTCAGCCGCACGGTGCTGGACGTCCAGAAATTCTCCTGGCGCCTGGGCGCACAATATGACCTGGCCAATGACACCATGGTCTATGCGACTGCCTCGCGCGGGTTCAAGGGCGGGCAGATCGCCATCCCCTCGGCGCCGGCCAAGCCCTTCGTCGTGCAGCCGGAAATCCCGACCGCCTATGAACTGGGCCTCAAGAGCACGTTGTTCGGCGGCTGGGTCGCAGACCTCAATGTCTTCTACAGCAAGATCAAGAATTTCCAGGCGCAGCAGTGCACGGTGGACAGCACCGCGGTCATTTCCTGCGTCCAGACCAACATCAACGGCGTGCAGTCGCGCGGCGCGGAAATCAACTTCTTCGGCAAGGTCTTCGATGGCCTGTCGCTCAACACCGGCTTCATCTATGCCAAGGCGACCTATCCGGGCGGCTTCATCGGCACCGATGGCACCAATATCGGCGGCAGCCAGCTCGCCTATGCGCCCAAGTACAAGTTCACTTTGTCGGGCGAATATGAAGCGCCGGTCACGAGCCGCCTGAAGGGCTTCCTGGCTGCGGACACGGTGTGGAAGTCAAAGGTGCGCTACGAAGCCAATTCGAACGACGAAACCACCTTCCGTTCGCACTGGCTGGTCGGCGGCCGCATCGGCCTGCGCACCGATGATGATCGCTACAGCGTCGCGATCTTCGGTCGCAACCTGTTCAACGTGCATGAGCCTTCGCTGATGCAGAGCGACTTCCCCTACACCACCGACCAGGGCGAGCAGAATATCGGCGCCATCTATGGTCCGCAGTCCTTCCGCCAGATCGGCATCAGCCTGGACGCGAAATTCTGA